The Amycolatopsis nigrescens CSC17Ta-90 genomic interval AGCTCCAGCGCAAGGTGGAGCAGTCGCTCGGTGAGTGAGGACTGGCGGCAGGAGGTCGAGGAGATCGCGCGGCGGCGGGAGCTGGCCGCGCGGTTGGGCGGCCAGCGGAAGGTCGACAGGCAGCACGCGGCGGGCAGGCTCACCGTGCGCGAGCGGATCGAGGCGCTGGTCGACGCGGGCAGTTTCGACGAGGTCGGCGCGCTGGCCGGGCTCGCCGTGCACGACGAGGACGGCAGGGTCGCCGAGTTCACTCCGGCCAACTTCGTGGTCGGCACGGCACGGCTGGACGGCAGGCGGATCGCGGTCGGCGGGGATGACTTCACCGTGCGCGGCGGCGCCGCCGACGCCGGGATCATGGAGAAGCAGGTCTACGCCGAACGTCTCGCCAACGAGCTCGGCATGCCGCTGGTCCGGCTGATCGAGGGCACCGGTGGCGGCGGCAGCGTGAAAATGCTGGAGCAGCACGGTTTCAGCTATGTGCCGGCCAACCCGGGCTGGGATCTGGTGGTGGACAACCTCTCCGCGGTGCCGGTGGTGGCCGCCTGCCTCGGCCCGGTGGCCGGGCTCGGCGCGGCCAGGGCGGTGATGGCCCATCTGTGCGTACTCGTCGAGGGCGCCGGGCAGCTGTTCGTGGCGGGGCCGCCGCTGGTCAAGCACGCGACAGGGGAGGACCTGACCAAGGAGGAGCTCGGCGGCGCCGGCGTGCACCGGCGCAGCGGTGCGGTGGACCGGCTGGCCGGCAGCGAGGCCGAGGCGTTCGAGCTGATCCGTGCCTTCCTCGGCTACCTTCCGTCCACTGTGGACGAGCTACCGCCGGTGACGGCGTCGGACGACGATCCGGAGCGTCGTGCCGAGGCGCTGCTGTCGCTGGTGCCGCGGAACCGGCGTCGTCCGTACCAGCTGCGGCCGTTGCTGGACGGGGTTTTCGACGCGGGCTCGGTGTTCGACTACGCGGGTTACGGCGGTTCCGCCTACACGGGACTGGCGCGTTTGGACGGTCACCCGGTCGGCGTGCTGGCCACGGACCCCTACCGCGGCGCGACGCTGACCGCCGACGGGGCGGACGCGATCACCCGGCTGGTGGACCTCTGCGAGACCTTCCACCTGCCGGTGGTCAGCCTGACCGACCAGGCCGGCATGGTGATCGGACTGGCGGGGGAGAAGCGCGGCTCGATCCGGCACGGCGCTCGCGCGATCACCGCCGTCTACCAGGCACGGGTGCCGGCGGCCGAGGTGATCGTCCGCCGGGTGTTCGGGGTCGGCGGCGCGGGCATCACCAACCGGCACCGGCTGGTCCGGCGGTGGGCGTGGCCGTCCGGCGACTGGGGCTCGTTGCCGGTCGAAGGCGGGATCGAGGCGGCCTACCGGGCGGAAATCGAAGCGTCGCCGAACCCGGCGGAGCACATCGAGGCGATCCGCGAACGGCTGGACCGGGTCCGCTCGCCGTTCCGGACCGCGGAGAAGTTCCTCGTCGAGGACATCATCGACCCCCGCGAAACCCGCCGGCGCCTGTGCGAATGGGTGCACGACGCCTACCGCGTGCTGCCGAAACTGCTCGGCCGCCCTTCCTTCGGCACCAGGCCCTGACTGCTACTGGGAGTGGCGACTCTGGTACAAAAAGTCACCGTACGGCCCAGTTGAGGGGTGCTCGGGGTTCCTCTCGGTACGCTGGTCGATCGGGGTGGCGATGCACGAGGAGGGCGGGCGCATGACGGAAGCTGGTACGGACAAAGCGGTCCCGGAGCCGGAGGACTCGGTGCCGCGGCGGCTGCTGTCGGTCGCCACGAAGCTGTTCGCCGACAAGGGTTTCGACCGCACCTCCGTGCAGGAGATCGTGGTCGCCGCCGGGGTCACCAAGGGGGCGATGTACCACTACTTCGACTCCAAGGACGATCTGCTCTCCGAGATCTACGGCCGCGTGCTGCGGGCGCAGACCGAGCAGCTGGAGCGGGTGGCGGACGGCACCGCCCCGCTGCGGGATCGGCTGCGCACCGCCGCCGCCGATGTGGTGGTCAGCAGTATCGCCAACCTGGACGACACCAAGATCTTCATGCGGTCGATGCACCAGCTCACCCCGGAGAAGCAGAAGGCCGTGCGGGCCGAGCGCCGCCGTTACCACGAGCGGTTCCGCGCGCTGGTCGAGGAAGGCCAGCGGTCCGGGGAGTTCCGCGCGGACCAGCCCGCCGAACTGGTGGTGGACTTTTTCTTCGGCTCGGTGCACCACCTGGGTTTCTGGTACCGGAGCACGGGCGCGCTGACCGCGCGCGAGGTGGCCGACCACTTCGCCGACCTCCTCCTCAACTCCCTTCGCCCCTGACCAAAGGGCAAATAGCCGGCTTTTTGCCCTTTGGTCGCAGCGTCAGCCGGTGGTGGGATCCAGGCCGCGCAGCACCGCGGCCAGGCCCCGGCGGAAACTCTCGGCGTCGCCGAGGCGCCGGGCGGCGGTGGCGGTTTCGGAGAGCAGCGGGAAGTCCTCTGGGGAGAGCGCGGCCAGGGTGGCCGTGCCCGCGCCGGACAGCGGGCCGAGCAGTTCGGCCTGCAGCGAGCCGAACAGGTAGCTCAGCACGGTCCGGAACGCGATCACCCTGTTCCTGCCGGTGAAACCCGCTTCGGTCAGCACGCCTAGCACCGACTCGGTCCAGTGCCAGGACGCGGCGGACCGGTCGCGGTGGGCCATCAGCAGCGGCGCCAGCTGGGGGTGTGCGCCCGCCACGTCGCGCATCCGTTCCACCAGCGCCGTCACCCGCTTCGGCCATGGCCCGCGGCTGGGCGCGACGGTGTCGACCTCGCCCAGCACCTTGTCGACGACCAGCGCTTCGAGCTGTTCGCGGTCTTCGACGTAGCGGTACAGCGACATCGTGCCCATGC includes:
- a CDS encoding TetR/AcrR family transcriptional regulator codes for the protein MTEAGTDKAVPEPEDSVPRRLLSVATKLFADKGFDRTSVQEIVVAAGVTKGAMYHYFDSKDDLLSEIYGRVLRAQTEQLERVADGTAPLRDRLRTAAADVVVSSIANLDDTKIFMRSMHQLTPEKQKAVRAERRRYHERFRALVEEGQRSGEFRADQPAELVVDFFFGSVHHLGFWYRSTGALTAREVADHFADLLLNSLRP
- a CDS encoding acyl-CoA carboxylase subunit beta, which encodes MSEDWRQEVEEIARRRELAARLGGQRKVDRQHAAGRLTVRERIEALVDAGSFDEVGALAGLAVHDEDGRVAEFTPANFVVGTARLDGRRIAVGGDDFTVRGGAADAGIMEKQVYAERLANELGMPLVRLIEGTGGGGSVKMLEQHGFSYVPANPGWDLVVDNLSAVPVVAACLGPVAGLGAARAVMAHLCVLVEGAGQLFVAGPPLVKHATGEDLTKEELGGAGVHRRSGAVDRLAGSEAEAFELIRAFLGYLPSTVDELPPVTASDDDPERRAEALLSLVPRNRRRPYQLRPLLDGVFDAGSVFDYAGYGGSAYTGLARLDGHPVGVLATDPYRGATLTADGADAITRLVDLCETFHLPVVSLTDQAGMVIGLAGEKRGSIRHGARAITAVYQARVPAAEVIVRRVFGVGGAGITNRHRLVRRWAWPSGDWGSLPVEGGIEAAYRAEIEASPNPAEHIEAIRERLDRVRSPFRTAEKFLVEDIIDPRETRRRLCEWVHDAYRVLPKLLGRPSFGTRP
- a CDS encoding TetR/AcrR family transcriptional regulator, whose product is MPRPRSLTHAGIAAAALAVIDRDGLAALSMRAVAVELGMGTMSLYRYVEDREQLEALVVDKVLGEVDTVAPSRGPWPKRVTALVERMRDVAGAHPQLAPLLMAHRDRSAASWHWTESVLGVLTEAGFTGRNRVIAFRTVLSYLFGSLQAELLGPLSGAGTATLAALSPEDFPLLSETATAARRLGDAESFRRGLAAVLRGLDPTTG